One segment of Pseudomonadota bacterium DNA contains the following:
- the yajC gene encoding preprotein translocase subunit YajC yields MNAAHAMGNLAGSGQGGTSQLMGLLPLVLLFVVFYFLLIRPQQKRAKQQKMFIENLKKGDKVVTSGGLYGTITGITDDAVTLEIADKIRVKVLKGAIANTAKGE; encoded by the coding sequence ATGAATGCAGCGCATGCAATGGGTAATCTGGCAGGGTCCGGACAGGGAGGAACATCGCAGTTGATGGGTTTATTGCCTCTTGTTCTTTTGTTTGTTGTTTTTTATTTTTTGTTGATCAGGCCGCAACAGAAACGGGCAAAGCAGCAAAAGATGTTTATTGAAAACTTGAAAAAAGGTGATAAAGTTGTAACTTCAGGTGGTCTATATGGTACAATAACAGGTATTACAGATGACGCAGTTACACTGGAAATTGCAGACAAGATTAGAGTAAAAGTATTAAAAGGTGCAATCGCAAATACAGCGAAAGGAGAATAA
- the rplI gene encoding 50S ribosomal protein L9, whose amino-acid sequence MKVILTEDLRGTGKKGEVVDVKEGYGRNYLIPGGLALPATESNQKRFENIIKNLLNKKGRVLKAAADIKEKLEEITLVIKKKAGADGKLFGSVTHKDVADSIKEILGVEIDKKSVRIDEPIKSIGAHTLEIHLEQNITATVKVEVEKKD is encoded by the coding sequence ATGAAGGTTATTCTTACGGAAGATTTACGAGGTACAGGTAAAAAAGGTGAAGTAGTAGATGTTAAGGAAGGATATGGAAGGAATTATTTGATCCCGGGAGGCCTTGCGCTCCCCGCGACTGAAAGCAATCAGAAGAGATTTGAGAATATCATAAAGAACCTCCTGAATAAAAAAGGAAGGGTTCTAAAAGCTGCTGCAGATATTAAAGAAAAATTGGAAGAGATTACGCTTGTCATAAAGAAAAAAGCCGGCGCAGATGGAAAACTTTTTGGTTCTGTAACGCATAAAGATGTGGCTGATTCGATAAAGGAGATCCTTGGTGTTGAGATAGATAAAAAGAGTGTGAGGATAGATGAGCCAATCAAATCAATAGGCGCACATACCCTGGAAATCCATTTAGAACAAAATATCACTGCCACCGTGAAGGTTGAAGTGGAAAAAAAGGACTAA
- the rpsR gene encoding 30S ribosomal protein S18 produces the protein MPRPTRPARGQDGKKRVYMRTRVCKICQDPNIPNDYKNPKLLKYFISERGKVMPRRMTGTCANHQRKLKEAINMARHIAFLPFTTLTK, from the coding sequence ATGCCAAGACCAACAAGACCTGCAAGAGGACAGGACGGGAAAAAAAGGGTTTACATGCGGACGAGAGTTTGCAAAATCTGCCAGGACCCAAATATACCGAATGATTACAAGAACCCAAAACTCTTGAAATATTTTATTTCGGAACGTGGAAAGGTGATGCCGCGAAGAATGACAGGAACCTGCGCCAATCATCAGAGGAAGCTTAAAGAGGCAATAAATATGGCAAGACATATTGCCTTCCTCCCTTTTACAACACTTACAAAATGA
- the rpsF gene encoding 30S ribosomal protein S6 has translation MGRYENIIVISPDCTKEEEEELLKRIRANLEKFGSTMLRMDDWGVRKLAYPIKKKEKGHYFFLLLDADEANMANINKFYKTLDAVLRHMLVRVDDKEKGLEKAPDHVVFDELEGEFSN, from the coding sequence GTGGGAAGGTATGAAAATATTATTGTGATAAGCCCGGACTGTACAAAGGAAGAGGAAGAGGAATTACTCAAAAGAATACGGGCTAATCTGGAAAAATTCGGTAGTACAATGCTGAGGATGGATGATTGGGGAGTAAGGAAACTTGCCTATCCGATTAAGAAGAAGGAAAAAGGCCATTATTTCTTTTTACTTCTTGATGCAGATGAAGCAAATATGGCAAATATCAATAAGTTTTATAAAACGCTGGATGCTGTTTTAAGGCATATGCTTGTAAGGGTTGACGACAAAGAAAAAGGTCTGGAAAAAGCACCGGATCATGTTGTTTTTGACGAATTGGAGGGCGAATTTTCCAATTGA